The genomic DNA CCCCCAGACCCCACCCCCCACAGACCGCACCGGAGGCCGCTGATGCACGCGCTCGTCGTCGACGACTCCCGGGCGATGCGCCGCATCGTGTCCGGGATCCTGTCCACCCTCGCGTTCGAGACCGTCGAGGCCGACAACGGCGCCTCGGCGCTCACCGAGCTCGAACGGCTCACCGCGGCCGGCACCGTCCCGGCGCTGGCCTGCATCGACTGGAACATGCCGGTCATGGACGGCCTGGAGCTGGTGTCCGCCGTCCGCGCCGAGCGTCGCTGGCGCGACATCACGCTCATGATGGTGACCACGGAGAGCGAGCACGG from Aquipuribacter hungaricus includes the following:
- a CDS encoding response regulator translates to MHALVVDDSRAMRRIVSGILSTLAFETVEADNGASALTELERLTAAGTVPALACIDWNMPVMDGLELVSAVRAERRWRDITLMMVTTESEHGQIVRALAAGAHEYLIKPFTADAMEDKLRYLGLVPAGVGA